One region of Eupeodes corollae chromosome 1, idEupCoro1.1, whole genome shotgun sequence genomic DNA includes:
- the LOC129941537 gene encoding putative nuclease HARBI1 has translation MFSEEEDFEMFKDSVLCRKVKSFKTRANPLEELDDGEFYSRYRFDKTTVRFLVENLDIQDPITNRGLPISPDLQVLVTLHFFGRNVHQSDVGALHGMVQSTVGKIIKNIAKRIASLLPHFIQFPSSPAELNDIKSGFYNIARFPKVIGAIDCTHVQIKRPARIVGPIMAGHYINRKGRYYIPN, from the exons atgttttcggaagaagaagattttgaaatgtttaaggatTCAGTGTTGTGtaggaaagttaaaagttttaaaactcgaGCAAATCCTCTTGAAGAGCTGGACGATGGTGAATTTTACTCCAGGTATAGATTTGATAAAACAACTGTTCGGTTCTTggttgaaaatcttgacatccaagACCCTATTACAAACCGTGGGCTACCTATTTCTCCAGATTTGCAAGTTCTAGTTACGTTAcacttttttggaagaaatgtcCATCAATCTGATGTTG GAGCATTACATGGAATGGTGCAGTCCACAGtgggaaaaataattaaaaacatcgCAAAAAGAATTGCTTCACTACTTCCACACTTTATACAGTTCCCATCTTCCCCTGCGGAGTTGAATGACATCAAATCCGGATTTTACAATATCGCCAGGTTCCCAAAAGTCATAGGTGCAATCGATTGCACTCATGTGCAAATCAAGCGACCAGCTAGGATTGTGGGACCTATTATGGCTGGCCACTACATAAATAGAAAAGGTAGATATTACATTCctaactaa